A single region of the Rhipicephalus microplus isolate Deutch F79 chromosome 10, USDA_Rmic, whole genome shotgun sequence genome encodes:
- the LOC142774870 gene encoding beta-galactosidase-like, whose translation MEGMDVWSLSAILVILATPASCGRSFYIDYDKHTFVKDGQPFRLVGGSMHYFRVPRAYWDDRLYKLRMGGLNAVDFYIDWSGHEPEPEQYNFIDNYDVVAYLEAIKKADLLAVIRPGPYICGEVDNGGYPYWLLRKHPNIRYRSTQKEYVDEVTKWFHKLLPMFVPYLYKNGGPIIMFQVENEYGHLDNGCDPNYMEFMLTLQEKGLGKDVVMYHTNFPNERRFYCDKVRDILAAGNCASECNMSIFNTIRKVQVKPGGPLLVAEYYTGWMNFWGWDNNPAYPAKVLDTFKKLMDEGANIIIYMYHGGTSFGFKAATSGGAPIVTSYDFDAPIGEDGDPKAYYYSLRDVIGKYLPLKQGDAPKGSPKLKLDAVYMTHVMTLAEVMDHFRRKGWLRRTSFKYPVTFEQLGQDYGFLVYSTEVRMNINGSQLLKVHALRDMAQLFVRDERHMMRCFQTSRLHVVTNATVKLTKGERISIFVENMGREHFGPKNLDPKGMQNVTVNGVNLTDWTIEAVPVTRNRDVTELMRLLESRGKGDVDGKKKTPRFFHGTFKLREGQKPLDTFLDPGNYTKGIAFINGINLGRYWPAAGPQIRLYVPGVFLRPHPEENKLILFEVEGLWSDKGERGVRFHDKPYLTADPASPHP comes from the exons ATGGAAGGCATGGACGTATGGAGCTTGAGTGCCATTCTCGTGATCCTGGCCACACCAGCGTCGTGCGGCCGCTCCTTTTACATCGACTATGACAAGCACACCTTTGTCAAGGACGGCCAGCCCTTTAGACTGGTGGGCGGCTCGATGCACTACTTTCGCGTTCCCAGAGCATACTGGGATGACCGCCTGTACAAGCTCCGAATGGGCGGCCTGAACGCCGTAGACTTTTACATTGACTGGAGCGGGCACGAGCCGGAACCGGAACAGTACAATTTCATCGACAACTATGACGTCGTGGCCTACCTCGAAGCCATCAAGAAGGCTGACCTCTTAGCCGTCATCAGGCCAGGCCCGTACATATGCGGCGAGGTGGACAACGGCGGCTACCCTTACTGGCTCCTCCGCAAGCATCCGAACATACGCTACCGCAGCACGCAAAAGGAGTACGTGGACGAAGTTACCAAATGGTTCCACAAGCTGCTACCGATGTTCGTCCCATATCTGTACAAGAATGGAGGACCCATCATCATGTTCCAGGTTGAGAACGAGTACGGTCACCTGGACAACGGTTGTGACCCGAACTACATGGAATTCATGCTCACTTTACAGGAGAAGGGGCTCGGCAAGGACGTGGTAATGTATCACACGAACTTTCCCAACGAACGACGCTTCTATTGCGACAAGGTACGCGACATATTGGCGGCCGGAAACTGCGCTTCCGAGTGCAACATGTCCATCTTCAACACGATCCGCAAGGTCCAGGTTAAACCGGGAGGTCCTCTCCTGGTTGCCGAATACTACACCGGTTGGATGAACTTCTGGGGTTGGGACAACAATCCAGCCTACCCGGCAAAAGTCCTCGATACCTTCAAGAAGTTGATGGACGAAGGCGCGAACATTATCATCTACATGTACCATGGCGGAACGAGCTTCGGCTTCAAGGCTGCCACAAGCGGCGGCGCGCCTATAGTGACAAGTTACGACTTCGACGCCCCCATCGGCGAAGACGGGGACCCCAAGGCTTACTACTATTCGCTGAGAGACGTCATCGGCAAGTACTTACCGCTCAAGCAGGGAGACGCTCCGAAGGGTTCACCAAAACTAAAACTGGACGCGGTGTACATGACCCACGTCATGACTCTCGCAGAGGTCATGGACCACTTCCGACGGAAGGGATGGCTCAGGAGAACCAGTTTCAAGTATCCAGTGACATTCGAGCAGCTGGGACAGGACTACGGATTTCTCGTGTACAGCACGGAGGTGCGCATGAACATCAACGGGTCTCAGTTGTTAAAGGTGCACGCACTGCGTGACATGGCCCAGCTTTTCGTGAGGGACGAGCGCCACATGATGCGCTGCTTCCAGACAAGCCGTTTACATGTCGTGACAAACGCGACCGTGAAACTCACCAAGGGTGAAAGGATTTCCATTTTTGTTGAAAATATGGGCCGAGAACACTTTGGACCGAAGAATCTCGACCCCAAG GGTATGCAGAACGTGACTGTGAATGGTGTCAACCTGACCGACTGGACCATCGAGGCTGTGCCGGTGACGAGGAACAGGGATGTCACCGAGTTGATGCGCCTGCTGGAAAGCCGTGGTAAAGGAGACGTGGACGGGAAGAAGAAGACGCCGCGCTTCTTTCACGGCACTTTCAAGCTACGCGAAGGGCAGAAGCCGCTGGACACGTTCCTAGACCCGGGGAACTACACGAAAGGAATCGCGTTCATCAACGGCATCAACTTGGGTCGCTACTGGCCCGCGGCCGGACCGCAGATCAGACTCTACGTTCCGGGCGTGTTCCTGAGACCACATCCCGAAGAGAACAAACTAATCTTGTTCGAGGTGGAAGGGTTGTGGAGCGACAAGGGCGAACGTGGTGTGAGATTTCATGACAAGCCGTACCTCACCGCCGACCCGGCAAGCCCACACCCTTAA